In one Gemella haemolysans ATCC 10379 genomic region, the following are encoded:
- the rplI gene encoding 50S ribosomal protein L9 yields the protein MKVIFLEDVKGKGKKGDVKEIADGYAKFLITNKKAVAATNANMATLKGQQKRVEKDKQEELVQANLLAKQLEGLEVTIKVKSGEGGRLFGSVSSKQIVEELKKQHDLKVDKKKIDLPHGIQSLGYTNVKIKLHSQVEGTIKVHVVEQ from the coding sequence ATGAAAGTTATATTCTTAGAAGACGTTAAAGGAAAAGGTAAAAAAGGAGATGTTAAGGAAATTGCTGATGGATATGCAAAATTCTTAATAACTAACAAAAAAGCTGTAGCAGCAACAAACGCTAATATGGCAACACTAAAAGGACAACAAAAACGTGTTGAAAAAGATAAACAAGAAGAATTAGTTCAAGCTAACTTACTTGCAAAACAACTAGAAGGTTTAGAAGTAACTATTAAAGTTAAATCTGGAGAAGGCGGAAGATTATTCGGATCAGTATCTTCTAAACAAATTGTTGAAGAACTTAAGAAACAACATGACCTAAAAGTTGATAAGAAAAAAATTGACTTACCACACGGTATTCAATCTCTAGGTTATACAAATGTTAAAATTAAACTACACTCTCAAGTAGAAGGAACAATTAAAGTTCACGTGGTGGAACAATAG
- a CDS encoding DHH family phosphoesterase — protein sequence MSDKKKYELIIITTFLVGAILSGIFSIYSLIVYLLMGLLILVLYNTQKKKTVEQTERYISKLTNRIKNSSEKGINKFPIGIVVIDEDKNIEWANNFIYKNIKVEDIKGMNIVELMPEIKELFDLETPVDNQFEIFGKHYKVNYQKDSGYIYFFDITESKVVMQRFRDTRPIILNLSLDNYEDVYDSLDDEVASRLDATIVITLTDWAKKNSIYLKRIDEDRFIGLLNVKDLKKIEKEKFQILDTIRNLKEDFDAPITLSIGVGMGTDFLPELGELAKSSLDLALGRGGDQVAMKDIDGTIRFYGGKTNPQEKRTRIKARVVSNALADIVSDSDKIIVMGHKRPDFDAVGACVGIYTFSKFLGKECYIILNESDRDETIKKVMFEIDSHDEQLSKVFVDSDEAWELMTPQTTLIVVDTSDASRVIDAAILSKANRKVIIDHHRRGEDIITNPLLTYIEPYASSASELIAELIEYQTKIEKITPTAATVMLGGIVVDTQNFSVRTGSRTFDAAAYLRSNGADPIRVKTILKEPFENFMNRVEIINNSIQKSPEIIMAKAPEDKYYTNVMLAQSADLLLTLKGIECSFAMGYLEEGKVGISARSLGNINVQLIMEELGGGGHLANAATQIEGINLDEALERLNDAIDKIIS from the coding sequence GTGAGTGATAAGAAAAAGTATGAGTTAATTATCATAACTACATTTTTAGTAGGTGCGATTCTGAGTGGTATCTTTAGTATTTATAGCTTAATAGTATACTTATTGATGGGCTTACTTATTCTCGTTCTTTATAACACACAGAAGAAAAAAACTGTTGAACAAACAGAGCGTTACATTAGTAAACTGACTAATAGAATTAAAAATTCTTCCGAAAAAGGTATCAATAAGTTTCCTATAGGAATAGTCGTAATTGATGAAGATAAGAATATAGAATGGGCTAACAATTTTATATACAAGAATATCAAGGTTGAAGATATAAAGGGTATGAATATTGTAGAACTTATGCCTGAGATTAAGGAGTTGTTTGATCTTGAGACACCTGTAGATAATCAGTTTGAAATTTTTGGTAAACATTATAAAGTAAATTATCAAAAAGATAGCGGTTATATATATTTCTTTGATATTACAGAAAGTAAAGTAGTAATGCAAAGATTTAGAGATACTCGACCGATTATACTTAATTTGAGTCTTGATAATTATGAAGATGTTTATGATTCGCTAGATGACGAAGTTGCAAGTAGATTAGATGCGACAATAGTTATTACTTTAACAGATTGGGCTAAGAAGAATAGTATATATCTGAAAAGAATAGATGAAGATAGATTTATCGGACTTTTAAATGTTAAAGATTTAAAGAAAATTGAAAAAGAAAAATTCCAGATTTTAGATACTATTAGAAATCTAAAAGAAGATTTTGATGCACCGATTACTTTAAGTATAGGTGTAGGTATGGGAACAGATTTCTTACCAGAATTAGGAGAACTTGCGAAGAGTTCACTAGATCTTGCATTAGGTCGTGGAGGAGATCAGGTTGCCATGAAGGATATTGATGGTACGATTAGATTCTATGGAGGTAAGACTAATCCTCAAGAAAAACGTACTAGAATTAAGGCCCGTGTTGTTTCTAATGCGTTGGCTGATATTGTAAGTGATAGTGATAAGATAATTGTAATGGGACATAAACGTCCTGATTTCGATGCTGTTGGGGCATGTGTAGGGATATATACCTTCTCTAAGTTTTTAGGTAAAGAGTGCTATATTATCTTAAATGAAAGTGATCGTGATGAGACTATTAAAAAAGTAATGTTTGAAATTGATAGTCATGATGAACAATTGTCAAAAGTATTTGTAGACAGTGATGAAGCTTGGGAACTTATGACTCCACAGACAACTTTAATCGTTGTAGATACTTCAGATGCTTCACGAGTAATTGATGCAGCTATATTATCTAAAGCTAATAGAAAAGTTATAATTGACCATCATAGACGTGGAGAAGATATAATTACGAATCCATTATTAACTTATATTGAACCATATGCTTCGTCTGCTTCTGAATTAATAGCAGAGTTAATAGAATATCAAACTAAGATAGAAAAAATTACACCTACTGCTGCAACAGTTATGCTTGGAGGAATAGTAGTAGATACTCAGAACTTTTCTGTAAGAACGGGGTCTAGAACGTTTGATGCAGCTGCATATTTACGTAGCAATGGAGCAGATCCAATAAGAGTTAAAACAATTCTAAAAGAACCATTTGAGAATTTCATGAATAGAGTAGAAATAATTAATAATTCTATTCAGAAATCCCCAGAAATTATTATGGCAAAAGCCCCTGAAGATAAATATTATACAAATGTTATGCTTGCTCAAAGTGCCGATTTACTTCTGACTCTTAAGGGGATTGAATGTAGTTTTGCTATGGGATATCTAGAAGAAGGTAAAGTAGGTATTTCGGCAAGATCATTAGGTAATATAAATGTTCAACTTATCATGGAAGAACTTGGTGGCGGTGGTCATCTTGCTAATGCAGCAACTCAGATTGAGGGGATTAACTTAGATGAAGCATTAGAACGTTTAAATGATGCTATTGATAAAATAATATCTTAA
- a CDS encoding DUF2232 domain-containing protein — MSNNISDVLGKEIEKLMKNKFFFKPPSNSKVLTSSAIYLLLTVIGSLVNFEILAAFLSVFPLTYVLGAKGLRYYLPLIITGGVILSVVASPSMIVWYIIHMAIAYIIYKTILLRGSKIFLVAVTATIIFSGIALYIFVSIKIGKIVIDSKQILEFINTYVNSMVEMNQGVDKNLVLESFSNIQKSFPVTLFIMLLVYSLVLVHYTLSMLAREFVIIPVFPKFSRIMVSSKSAYTYIVVTIITFLVEMEAGSNTYSFWNILFQNITGILSLAFILNGLFTAFFFLEQKSKSTIGKPILFLLMLIFSPIFELLGFIDSVFKLREGYIIMKRGR; from the coding sequence TTGAGTAATAACATTTCAGATGTTTTAGGAAAAGAAATCGAGAAGTTAATGAAGAATAAATTTTTCTTCAAACCGCCGAGTAATTCAAAGGTTTTAACTAGTTCAGCTATTTATTTATTGTTGACGGTAATAGGATCGTTAGTGAATTTTGAAATTTTGGCAGCATTCCTTTCTGTATTTCCACTTACATATGTACTTGGTGCAAAAGGATTAAGATATTATCTCCCATTAATTATTACTGGGGGTGTGATTTTATCGGTAGTTGCCTCTCCGAGTATGATAGTTTGGTATATTATACACATGGCTATAGCATATATAATTTATAAAACTATATTATTGCGAGGTTCAAAAATATTTTTAGTTGCAGTAACAGCTACGATAATATTTTCAGGTATAGCTTTGTATATATTTGTATCAATAAAAATTGGAAAAATAGTTATTGATAGTAAGCAAATATTAGAGTTTATTAATACTTATGTTAATTCTATGGTAGAGATGAATCAAGGTGTTGATAAAAACTTAGTTTTAGAAAGTTTTTCAAATATACAAAAATCATTCCCTGTAACATTATTTATCATGTTACTTGTATATAGTTTAGTATTGGTGCATTATACATTATCGATGTTAGCTAGAGAATTTGTGATTATTCCAGTATTTCCAAAGTTTAGTCGCATAATGGTTAGTTCAAAAAGTGCGTATACATATATTGTAGTTACTATAATAACTTTCCTTGTTGAAATGGAAGCCGGAAGTAATACATACAGTTTTTGGAATATTTTATTCCAAAACATAACAGGAATATTATCATTAGCATTTATTTTAAATGGATTGTTTACTGCATTCTTCTTTTTAGAGCAAAAATCAAAATCAACTATTGGTAAACCTATATTATTCTTGTTGATGTTGATTTTTAGTCCTATCTTCGAATTACTAGGATTTATTGACAGTGTATTCAAGTTAAGAGAAGGATACATTATTATGAAGAGGGGGAGATAA
- a CDS encoding SIALI-17 repeat-containing surface protein, whose protein sequence is MKNKSKTNWKIDENTTEKFNRYGIRKYNVGAASVAILSGLFFLGGADAQAAETGSSQTAAQAVATESGSSATANTWEKAITTVVEKEKSTNVAATGTENKPVETVAPKAVEAKTTPKETVATAPKAETKESSVVTSKAETREASVETPKAETREATPAPKAEVATANNTANVGSTRSVDNGYSGFRAAPAPTNQPVTNLGNNTVFTDISRGSHSFRGNGNSRGGNPIHFDVTTTRVGNRVEFSIAYSGPGEFVNNNFILDKGNGFGEPSRATVTTNRLRDQTKDIRKGANFVSHSSYSLTSAVETNTNQTIRFSLPIANPNGDLSVRLRPVTFNVGQGESGSATSNDPYSNSNYYFREKPLYLDANPLGAASTHKVTEEIDFQTVYLPTSKLAEGQTRLVREGVNGRRETTYKVHRLGQETLLGLPISRAVTQEAQPRIMQIGVAKELIDTVKPRVDQNKVGDTNNLTFYLDNDGNGVYTEGVDELIQKVAIKDGAKGDQGERGLTGAKGEKGDQGERGLTGAKGEKGDQGERGLTGAKGEKGDRGETGAAGRDGVTPTVTVKDNKEDGTHTITINDGRGNVTNTVVRDGFDGDSPLVSTQRNEADKTTTVIFYYDKNGNNELDADDEKLREVVIADGAKGEKGDKGATPKVTTARGADGRSTDITFTVPGEEPVVANIKDGKDGRTPTIDLNALAEAALRINNQRSGRVRRALADAPSTAPAEKPREGTLITAYFDNNGNGRYDEGIDELIAKQPIYNGTDGANGAAGSDGRNGAELLSGPNAPTANDGKNGDTYIDATTGDVYKKEDGNWRTIGNIRGPQGFKGDKGQDGAQGPQGIRGEAGPQRPQGLQGRDGREGIQGPAGCDGRDGAAGRDGRDGRDGKDVLNGKVDPTTEGKDGDKHVNTESGDVFVKNNGTWEKEGNIKGPKGDRGEKGLQGERGQDGVQGPAGRDGRDGAAGRDGRDGRDGKDVLNGKVDPTTEGKDGDKYVNTESGDVFVKNNGTWEKEGNIKGPKGDRGEKGLQGERGQDGVQGPAGRDGRDGAQGPQGPQGPQGLKGEKGEDGKTPEVTVKPGKDGNSSDITFTVPGKNPVTVNVKNGENGLNGKTPKVDLLRVEGQNGNPSHTIVTFYTDENGDGRYTPGTDELLGSEMIKDGAKGADGRDGKSLLAVKTGTETKVYQEDPANPGQPLNPDKPLAVIKDGLNGVSPTVTAVRKEDGNKGVEITIDNHDGSQPTTVLINDGAKGEAGLDGNTPTVTTQRGADGRSTIVTFTTPGKDPVSFVVKDGKDGRTPFIDLNALAEAVRRGAGLAVNPQHSTSPRSARRARSVGDNPDEVSATTLVSSPTPRSARRARSVGDNPDEVTALAQPAAATDSTGSQPTTTDSTATQPETNQPAGEKPKVIGTRITAYFDNNGNGKYDPGVDEPISSADILNGNDGAAGAAGAAGEAGHDGRNGAELLSGVTAPTAKDGKDGDTFIDANTGDVYKKENGSWNKIGNIRGPQGTAGEKGATGEKGEKGDNGKDGRAPKIKVEDITSPSRSRRATDATATPARNGVRITVYDDVNNNGVFDDGDTVLNSKDIYNGIDGRDGSAPTITTKDNGDGTHTITVQNPDGSEATTVVKDGKDGKTANITTTENPDGSHTITVTNPDGSTKETVVKNGKDGKTPKVEVTDNNDGTHTVKVTDGDGNVTNAIIKDGKDGKAATATTTKNPDGSHTVTITNPDGTKNEFVVKNGRDGVDGRTPTASVRDNGDGSHTIVITNPEGVTTETTVRDGKSPKVTITDEQNGTHKITVLNGDGTTTETIIKDGKSPVATVRDNQDGTYTIRVENGNGTVSETTVRDGKSPTAKVVDNGDGTHTVTIVNSDGTTTTTTVRDGKSPKLEVIDNNNGSHTIKVTGADGKETNTTIFDGKSPKANIVDNGDGTHTLTIVDSDGREYKSVIKDGKDGKDGVSPTVTVKNNNDGTHTVTITNPDGSKTDMVIKDGKDGKSPKVSVEDNGDGSHTITIINSDGSVTKTVVKDGKDGRDGKDGKDGRDGKDGKDGNCGCNDKPVPPANNKPEGPKFAMPEPPVHELPEFKGGVTPLDPPVYEKPELEIPEMPTPPVHEVPEFNGGVPGMPEITEVPEFKIPEQPTPEKPMAPDNGTVPPTPEVVPAVNINQPQAKARVERLAETGEQGYNASIYLGGTLLFTLYLAARRKDD, encoded by the coding sequence ATGAAGAATAAATCAAAAACTAATTGGAAGATAGATGAAAATACTACCGAGAAGTTTAATCGTTACGGTATTCGTAAGTATAACGTAGGAGCCGCAAGTGTTGCGATATTATCAGGGCTTTTCTTTTTAGGAGGAGCTGATGCTCAAGCAGCTGAAACTGGTTCGTCTCAAACAGCTGCACAAGCTGTTGCAACAGAGAGTGGAAGTAGTGCCACGGCTAATACGTGGGAAAAGGCTATAACAACAGTTGTAGAAAAAGAGAAAAGTACTAATGTAGCAGCTACTGGTACAGAAAATAAACCAGTTGAAACTGTAGCACCTAAGGCTGTAGAGGCAAAAACTACGCCTAAAGAAACAGTAGCTACAGCACCAAAAGCTGAAACAAAAGAATCAAGTGTAGTAACATCAAAAGCAGAAACTAGAGAAGCGAGTGTTGAGACACCGAAAGCTGAAACAAGGGAAGCAACTCCAGCACCAAAAGCTGAGGTAGCAACAGCAAATAATACAGCAAATGTAGGTTCTACTCGTAGTGTAGATAATGGTTATAGTGGTTTTAGAGCAGCGCCTGCTCCAACTAACCAACCAGTAACTAATCTAGGAAATAATACTGTTTTCACTGATATTAGTAGAGGGTCACATAGTTTTCGTGGTAATGGAAATTCACGTGGAGGAAACCCTATTCATTTTGATGTAACAACAACTAGAGTTGGGAATAGAGTAGAATTCTCAATCGCATATTCTGGACCAGGTGAGTTTGTTAACAACAACTTTATCTTAGACAAAGGAAATGGATTCGGAGAACCTTCTCGTGCAACTGTTACAACGAACAGATTAAGAGATCAAACTAAAGATATAAGAAAAGGTGCAAACTTTGTATCTCATTCAAGCTACAGTTTAACATCTGCAGTTGAAACAAACACTAATCAAACTATTAGATTTAGTTTACCTATAGCCAATCCTAATGGAGATTTATCTGTTCGTTTAAGACCGGTTACTTTTAACGTTGGTCAAGGTGAATCAGGATCTGCAACAAGTAATGATCCATACAGTAACTCTAACTATTACTTTAGAGAAAAACCACTATACTTAGATGCAAACCCATTAGGAGCAGCTAGTACACATAAAGTTACTGAAGAAATTGATTTTCAAACGGTATATCTTCCAACTAGTAAATTGGCAGAAGGACAAACAAGATTAGTAAGAGAAGGAGTAAATGGTCGACGTGAAACTACTTATAAAGTTCACAGATTAGGCCAAGAAACACTTCTAGGATTACCAATCAGCAGAGCTGTTACACAAGAAGCGCAACCACGTATTATGCAAATTGGTGTAGCAAAAGAGTTAATAGATACAGTAAAACCACGTGTAGATCAAAATAAAGTAGGAGATACTAACAATCTTACTTTCTACCTAGATAATGATGGAAATGGTGTTTACACTGAAGGTGTAGACGAGCTTATCCAAAAAGTTGCGATTAAAGATGGAGCAAAAGGAGACCAAGGGGAACGCGGATTAACCGGAGCAAAAGGTGAAAAAGGAGACCAAGGGGAACGCGGATTAACTGGAGCAAAAGGTGAAAAAGGAGACCAAGGGGAACGTGGATTAACTGGAGCAAAAGGTGAAAAAGGTGACCGTGGTGAAACAGGAGCAGCAGGACGTGATGGAGTCACTCCAACAGTTACTGTTAAAGATAATAAAGAGGATGGAACACATACAATTACTATTAATGACGGTAGAGGTAATGTAACTAATACAGTTGTTAGGGATGGATTTGATGGAGATAGTCCTTTAGTTTCTACTCAAAGAAATGAAGCTGATAAAACAACAACAGTAATATTCTACTACGATAAAAATGGTAATAACGAACTTGATGCAGATGATGAAAAATTAAGAGAAGTTGTTATTGCAGATGGAGCAAAAGGTGAGAAAGGTGACAAGGGAGCTACTCCTAAAGTTACAACTGCTCGTGGAGCAGACGGTCGTAGTACTGACATTACATTTACAGTTCCTGGAGAAGAGCCTGTTGTAGCTAACATAAAAGATGGTAAAGATGGGCGTACACCAACTATTGACTTAAATGCATTAGCAGAAGCAGCATTAAGAATTAACAATCAAAGAAGCGGAAGAGTAAGAAGAGCATTAGCAGACGCTCCATCTACAGCACCAGCAGAAAAACCAAGAGAAGGTACGCTTATAACAGCTTACTTTGATAACAATGGTAATGGTAGATACGATGAAGGTATAGATGAGTTAATTGCTAAACAACCAATTTATAATGGTACAGACGGTGCCAATGGAGCAGCCGGATCAGATGGACGTAATGGAGCTGAATTATTAAGTGGGCCAAATGCACCAACAGCAAATGATGGAAAAAATGGTGATACTTATATCGATGCAACGACAGGTGATGTTTACAAAAAAGAAGACGGAAACTGGAGGACAATCGGTAATATCAGAGGACCACAAGGATTCAAAGGTGATAAAGGTCAAGATGGAGCTCAAGGACCACAAGGTATAAGAGGAGAAGCAGGACCACAACGACCACAAGGTCTTCAAGGTCGTGATGGACGTGAAGGGATCCAAGGACCAGCAGGGTGTGACGGACGTGACGGAGCAGCAGGACGTGACGGAAGAGACGGACGCGATGGAAAAGATGTACTAAACGGAAAAGTAGACCCAACAACAGAAGGTAAAGACGGAGATAAACACGTAAATACTGAAAGTGGAGATGTATTCGTTAAAAACAACGGAACATGGGAAAAAGAAGGAAACATCAAAGGGCCAAAAGGAGACAGAGGAGAAAAAGGTCTTCAAGGTGAACGCGGACAAGATGGAGTACAAGGACCAGCAGGGCGTGACGGACGTGATGGAGCAGCAGGACGTGACGGAAGAGACGGACGCGATGGAAAAGATGTACTAAACGGAAAAGTAGACCCAACAACAGAAGGTAAAGACGGAGATAAATACGTAAATACTGAAAGTGGAGATGTATTCGTTAAAAACAACGGAACATGGGAAAAAGAAGGAAACATCAAAGGACCAAAAGGAGACAGAGGAGAAAAAGGTCTTCAAGGTGAACGCGGACAAGATGGAGTACAAGGACCAGCAGGGCGTGACGGACGTGATGGAGCACAAGGACCACAAGGACCACAAGGACCACAAGGTCTTAAAGGTGAAAAAGGAGAAGACGGAAAAACTCCAGAAGTAACTGTAAAACCAGGTAAAGATGGTAATAGCTCTGATATCACATTCACTGTACCAGGAAAAAATCCAGTGACAGTAAATGTTAAAAATGGAGAAAATGGTCTAAATGGAAAAACTCCAAAAGTAGACTTATTACGTGTTGAAGGTCAAAATGGAAACCCATCTCACACAATCGTTACATTCTACACAGATGAAAATGGAGATGGAAGATATACTCCAGGAACTGATGAACTTCTAGGATCAGAAATGATAAAAGATGGAGCAAAAGGTGCTGATGGACGTGATGGTAAATCACTATTAGCTGTTAAGACTGGAACTGAAACAAAAGTTTATCAAGAAGATCCAGCAAATCCAGGACAACCATTAAATCCTGATAAACCATTAGCGGTTATTAAAGATGGTCTAAATGGTGTATCTCCAACAGTAACTGCAGTTCGTAAAGAAGATGGAAATAAAGGTGTAGAAATCACAATAGATAACCATGACGGTTCACAACCTACTACAGTTCTTATCAATGATGGAGCTAAAGGTGAAGCAGGGCTAGATGGAAACACACCTACTGTTACAACTCAACGTGGAGCAGATGGACGTAGCACGATTGTTACATTCACTACACCAGGTAAAGATCCAGTATCATTCGTGGTTAAAGATGGTAAAGATGGACGTACACCATTTATTGACTTAAATGCATTAGCAGAGGCAGTAAGAAGAGGTGCAGGATTAGCTGTTAATCCACAACATTCTACGTCACCAAGAAGTGCAAGAAGAGCGAGAAGTGTAGGGGATAATCCAGATGAAGTAAGTGCAACTACATTAGTTTCTTCTCCAACACCAAGAAGTGCAAGAAGAGCAAGAAGTGTAGGAGATAATCCAGATGAGGTAACTGCATTAGCTCAACCAGCAGCAGCTACAGACTCAACAGGTTCACAACCAACTACTACAGATTCAACAGCTACACAACCAGAAACAAATCAACCAGCAGGAGAAAAACCAAAAGTAATTGGAACACGTATCACAGCCTACTTCGATAACAATGGAAATGGTAAATATGATCCAGGAGTGGACGAGCCAATTAGTTCAGCTGATATATTAAATGGGAATGATGGTGCAGCTGGTGCAGCTGGTGCAGCTGGTGAAGCTGGTCATGACGGACGTAATGGTGCTGAATTACTAAGTGGAGTTACTGCCCCAACTGCTAAAGATGGTAAAGACGGTGATACATTTATCGATGCTAACACAGGTGATGTTTACAAGAAAGAAAATGGTTCTTGGAACAAGATTGGTAACATCCGTGGTCCTCAAGGAACTGCAGGTGAAAAAGGAGCAACTGGTGAAAAAGGTGAAAAAGGTGACAACGGTAAAGATGGTCGCGCACCAAAAATCAAAGTAGAAGATATTACTTCACCTTCAAGATCTAGAAGAGCTACAGATGCAACTGCAACACCAGCTCGTAACGGTGTTCGTATAACAGTTTACGATGATGTAAATAATAATGGTGTATTTGATGATGGGGACACTGTATTAAATAGTAAAGATATCTATAACGGAATTGATGGACGTGATGGTTCAGCTCCAACTATTACTACAAAAGATAATGGAGATGGAACTCATACTATCACAGTTCAAAATCCAGATGGTTCTGAAGCAACAACTGTTGTTAAAGATGGTAAAGACGGAAAAACTGCTAATATCACTACAACAGAAAATCCAGATGGAAGTCACACAATTACTGTAACAAATCCAGATGGCTCAACTAAAGAAACTGTTGTTAAAAACGGTAAAGATGGTAAGACTCCTAAAGTTGAAGTAACTGATAACAATGATGGAACTCACACAGTTAAAGTTACAGATGGAGATGGTAATGTTACTAATGCTATCATCAAAGATGGTAAAGACGGTAAAGCTGCAACAGCAACTACTACAAAAAACCCAGATGGAAGCCACACAGTAACAATCACAAATCCAGATGGAACTAAGAATGAATTCGTTGTTAAAAATGGTCGTGATGGAGTAGATGGACGTACTCCAACAGCATCTGTTCGTGATAATGGAGATGGAAGTCACACTATCGTTATTACAAATCCAGAAGGTGTTACAACTGAAACAACAGTACGTGATGGTAAATCACCAAAAGTAACAATAACTGACGAACAAAATGGAACTCACAAAATTACAGTTCTAAATGGAGATGGAACAACTACTGAAACAATCATTAAAGATGGTAAATCACCAGTAGCAACAGTTAGAGATAACCAAGACGGTACTTACACTATCCGTGTAGAAAATGGAAATGGAACAGTTTCTGAAACAACAGTACGTGATGGTAAATCACCAACTGCTAAAGTAGTAGACAATGGAGATGGAACTCACACAGTTACAATTGTTAACTCTGATGGAACTACTACAACTACAACAGTACGTGATGGTAAATCACCAAAACTTGAAGTGATTGATAACAACAATGGTTCACACACTATTAAAGTTACGGGAGCAGACGGTAAAGAAACTAATACTACAATCTTTGATGGTAAATCACCAAAAGCTAACATCGTTGATAATGGAGACGGAACTCACACATTAACAATCGTAGATTCAGATGGACGTGAATACAAATCTGTTATTAAAGATGGAAAAGACGGAAAAGATGGAGTATCACCAACTGTAACAGTTAAAAATAATAATGATGGAACTCACACAGTAACAATCACAAATCCAGACGGAAGTAAAACTGATATGGTTATCAAAGACGGAAAAGATGGTAAATCACCAAAAGTTTCTGTTGAAGATAACGGAGATGGAAGTCACACAATCACAATCATCAATTCTGACGGTTCTGTTACAAAAACAGTTGTTAAAGATGGAAAAGATGGACGTGACGGAAAAGATGGAAAAGACGGACGCGATGGTAAAGATGGAAAAGACGGAAACTGTGGATGTAATGACAAACCAGTACCACCAGCAAACAATAAGCCAGAAGGGCCTAAGTTTGCAATGCCAGAACCACCAGTTCATGAATTACCAGAATTCAAAGGTGGAGTAACACCACTTGATCCTCCGGTTTATGAAAAACCAGAATTAGAAATTCCAGAAATGCCAACTCCACCAGTACACGAAGTACCAGAATTTAACGGTGGTGTACCAGGAATGCCTGAGATTACTGAAGTGCCAGAATTTAAAATACCAGAACAACCAACTCCAGAAAAACCAATGGCACCAGACAATGGAACTGTACCACCAACACCAGAAGTGGTACCAGCAGTTAATATAAATCAACCACAAGCTAAAGCTCGTGTTGAAAGATTAGCTGAAACAGGAGAACAAGGTTATAATGCTTCTATCTACTTAGGTGGAACACTATTATTCACTCTTTACTTAGCAGCAAGAAGAAAAGATGACTAG
- a CDS encoding M15 family metallopeptidase — MKKYIITIATVTLVVLILALGGYYYLTKDDKSTTPSQTTQKDNSKSSTTKENNKTNKNSEDTPSTNGKTPETVTQPTVINGIVLANKKHPLPANYNPGENPTARQKVNKLISDAQALGLNVSNQVSGFRAYDTQAGLYNNYVASHGKQEADRFSARPGYSEHQTGLVFDLIDNQGQLLGAEGTSESSKKAAEWLDKNAHKYGFIVRYKPQFVEKTGYMEESWHIRYVGEDVAKTIYERNISLEEYLNAPGGDYAN; from the coding sequence ATGAAGAAATATATTATTACAATTGCTACTGTTACTTTAGTAGTATTAATTTTAGCATTAGGTGGCTATTATTATCTAACTAAAGATGATAAATCTACAACACCTAGTCAAACTACTCAAAAAGATAATTCAAAATCTTCTACTACTAAAGAAAACAATAAGACAAATAAAAACAGCGAAGATACTCCGTCAACTAATGGAAAAACTCCAGAAACCGTTACTCAACCGACTGTTATCAACGGCATTGTCCTAGCTAACAAAAAGCACCCACTACCAGCTAACTATAACCCTGGAGAAAATCCTACAGCACGACAAAAAGTCAATAAATTAATTAGTGATGCTCAAGCTCTAGGATTGAACGTTTCAAACCAAGTGTCTGGTTTTAGAGCTTATGATACACAAGCTGGACTTTACAACAACTATGTTGCTTCTCATGGAAAACAAGAAGCTGATAGATTTTCAGCTCGTCCAGGTTATAGTGAGCACCAAACTGGATTAGTTTTTGACCTTATTGATAACCAAGGACAACTTTTAGGAGCTGAAGGAACTAGCGAAAGCAGTAAGAAAGCAGCAGAATGGTTAGATAAAAACGCTCATAAATACGGCTTTATCGTTAGATATAAACCTCAGTTCGTTGAAAAAACTGGTTATATGGAAGAAAGCTGGCACATTCGCTATGTAGGAGAAGACGTAGCTAAAACAATTTATGAAAGAAATATTTCACTAGAAGAGTACCTTAACGCTCCTGGTGGAGACTATGCAAACTAA